A single window of bacterium DNA harbors:
- a CDS encoding RNA polymerase sigma factor RpoD/SigA, producing the protein MRKRDDDLDMAEYSQEIGKTPLLSADDEQTLARKTREGDLHAREHLIRANLRLVFSIAKHYRGRGLPFSDLVEEGTIGLIKAVEKFDPGRGFRFSTYGTWWVKQTIRRALSDQARIIRIPSFMQDLLAKYRKAVTPEIERMRNADAKRHAIRKRLALKNPPGDEAIDAMLRTLQGPAKKAVLCADDPEVLGVVGATEDRREFDATETLETLLASLNDRERGILRSRFGLNGEVPQTLDEIGKQLRITRERVRQIETKALVKLAKHAKRKKLSANDID; encoded by the coding sequence ATGCGAAAGCGCGACGACGATTTGGACATGGCAGAATACAGCCAGGAAATCGGCAAGACGCCGCTACTCTCGGCCGACGATGAACAAACGCTTGCGCGAAAAACGCGGGAGGGCGACTTGCATGCTCGCGAACATCTCATCCGCGCTAATCTGCGGCTTGTGTTCTCCATCGCGAAACACTACCGCGGCAGAGGTTTGCCGTTCTCCGATCTCGTTGAGGAAGGGACGATTGGTCTCATCAAAGCCGTGGAGAAGTTCGACCCTGGGCGCGGGTTCCGGTTCTCAACGTACGGCACATGGTGGGTAAAGCAAACAATCCGCCGGGCGTTGAGCGATCAGGCGCGCATCATCCGGATTCCCTCATTCATGCAGGATCTCTTAGCGAAGTACCGGAAAGCCGTAACGCCGGAGATTGAGAGAATGCGGAATGCCGATGCAAAACGCCACGCAATCCGTAAGCGACTCGCACTGAAGAATCCGCCGGGTGACGAAGCGATTGACGCAATGCTACGGACGCTCCAAGGACCGGCAAAGAAGGCGGTGCTCTGCGCTGACGATCCCGAAGTGCTGGGCGTCGTGGGAGCAACGGAAGATCGGCGGGAATTTGACGCTACCGAGACACTGGAAACGCTCTTGGCTTCCCTCAACGACCGGGAACGCGGTATCCTTAGGTCGCGATTCGGATTGAACGGCGAAGTACCGCAGACGCTCGACGAGATCGGCAAGCAACTCCGCATCACCCGCGAACGCGTACGGCAGATTGAAACGAAGGCGCTCGTAAAGCTCGCGAAGCATGCGAAGCGCAAGAAGCTCTCCGCAAACGACATTGACTAA
- a CDS encoding DUF4012 domain-containing protein has translation MPIEPKYKKFADIIKPAPKATYAAMTAPAPATRVRRHSRVRIFAIGTLAVIFVGAAGYLTIIAELRNEFLSAKKDIAANMHDVGAALKSFDMKKANESLAAITRQIDTMKSQAQSVGIFQLFTLGGKLFPVLNAVPGALDDFVAFSGAALGVSEELAGLQSSAFQMMFGGRGHELVTRLDALDQKISAMITLANRLQASAATVRVSFPSDYLALMTELYRNQTLLQGARELLGTVTPTHLAILFQNPSEMRPTGGFIGSYAVVTIQDGSVTNIDVRDIYDPDGQLDIAVLPPRPLQAITGRWGARDANWFFDFPTSAAKVLDFLEKSKIYSERGTTFAGAIALNVHLIEDVLTVVGPIELAEYQKTVTAENFLAAVQTEVESGADKAAGTPKRILSVLTPMLFERLASASSDQKRALTQMLRERVRHKDLMIYAADRTLEAYIQNAGLGGELYTPEARSTEDYLAVVDTNIAGGKSDAFINESVALESHIDVEGRVINRLTVTRAHTGANQTEWWYRAPNKNFIQVLTPFESRLTTFSGHDGKIPDAPLVRPSYLRDADVQAIEQSAEWLPEFKAQQYTQFGKTTFAAWLTVNRGEKKTLVADYELERQLVLASDVGYRFVFERQSGTNTKFSYRVEAPPGFIWKENSATTYTFETENPESRTVLDLTLMKL, from the coding sequence ATGCCGATAGAACCAAAATATAAAAAATTTGCCGACATCATAAAACCGGCGCCTAAAGCGACGTATGCCGCGATGACGGCCCCGGCACCCGCGACGCGTGTCCGCCGACATTCACGCGTCAGGATATTTGCCATTGGAACACTCGCCGTCATTTTTGTCGGCGCCGCGGGATACCTCACCATCATCGCCGAATTGCGGAACGAATTCCTGTCGGCAAAAAAAGATATCGCCGCGAACATGCACGACGTCGGCGCCGCGCTCAAAAGTTTTGACATGAAAAAAGCGAATGAATCGCTCGCGGCGATTACGCGGCAAATTGACACGATGAAATCCCAAGCGCAAAGCGTGGGGATTTTTCAGCTGTTCACGCTCGGTGGAAAACTATTCCCCGTGCTGAACGCCGTGCCGGGTGCCTTAGACGACTTTGTCGCGTTCTCCGGCGCGGCGCTGGGCGTCAGCGAAGAACTTGCCGGCCTGCAGTCAAGCGCGTTTCAGATGATGTTCGGCGGCCGCGGCCATGAACTGGTCACGCGCCTGGACGCGCTTGACCAAAAAATTTCCGCGATGATCACGCTCGCCAACCGCCTGCAGGCGTCAGCGGCAACGGTACGTGTCAGTTTTCCCAGCGACTACCTGGCGCTCATGACGGAACTTTATCGCAATCAAACACTCCTTCAAGGCGCGCGCGAACTGCTCGGCACCGTCACCCCCACACATCTCGCCATACTTTTCCAAAACCCGTCCGAAATGCGGCCGACGGGCGGCTTCATCGGAAGCTATGCCGTGGTGACCATTCAAGACGGCAGCGTAACAAACATTGATGTCCGCGACATCTACGACCCTGATGGCCAGCTCGACATTGCCGTGCTGCCGCCCCGGCCCCTCCAGGCCATCACTGGACGCTGGGGAGCGCGCGACGCGAACTGGTTTTTTGACTTCCCCACCTCCGCCGCGAAAGTCCTCGATTTCCTTGAAAAATCAAAAATATACAGCGAGCGTGGCACAACCTTTGCCGGCGCCATCGCGCTAAACGTCCATCTTATTGAAGACGTATTAACCGTCGTTGGTCCGATTGAACTCGCAGAATATCAAAAAACTGTCACCGCGGAAAATTTTCTCGCTGCAGTGCAAACGGAGGTGGAATCCGGCGCCGACAAAGCCGCGGGAACACCCAAGCGCATTTTAAGCGTGCTCACCCCGATGCTGTTTGAAAGGCTCGCTAGCGCGAGCAGCGACCAAAAACGCGCGCTCACACAAATGCTCCGGGAAAGAGTGAGGCATAAAGATCTCATGATATACGCCGCGGACCGCACTCTTGAGGCGTATATCCAAAACGCAGGCCTCGGCGGCGAACTCTACACCCCCGAAGCGCGCAGCACGGAGGATTATCTCGCCGTTGTTGACACGAACATCGCCGGAGGAAAATCCGACGCATTCATAAACGAGTCCGTGGCGCTCGAAAGCCACATTGACGTCGAGGGACGCGTGATTAACCGCCTCACCGTGACACGCGCGCACACCGGCGCGAACCAAACCGAATGGTGGTACCGCGCTCCGAACAAAAACTTTATCCAAGTACTCACGCCGTTTGAGAGCCGCCTCACAACATTTTCAGGACACGACGGGAAAATCCCCGACGCGCCGCTCGTGCGCCCCAGCTACCTTCGCGACGCCGACGTACAAGCGATTGAACAGTCAGCGGAATGGCTCCCTGAATTCAAAGCACAACAATACACGCAATTCGGCAAAACCACATTCGCGGCATGGCTCACCGTCAATCGCGGCGAGAAAAAAACGCTAGTCGCGGACTACGAACTCGAAAGGCAGCTTGTTCTTGCGTCTGACGTCGGTTACCGCTTTGTGTTTGAGCGTCAATCCGGAACCAACACCAAGTTTTCATATCGCGTCGAAGCGCCGCCGGGATTTATCTGGAAGGAAAACAGCGCTACGACATACACCTTTGAAACCGAAAATCCCGAATCGCGCACCGTGCTTGACCTGACGCTCATGAAATTATAA
- a CDS encoding glycosyltransferase family 1 protein, translating to MHLTIDTRVLGYGGHSGVEEYAEHIIGGIIARAPHDRLTFFHNGVRIAKLPSAWTSNPNASVTNWHIPNKLLDVSFGAFRFPRVTNTDVVFSPHFNIIETGISPHVITFHDLSFVHHPDFFPFRKRLWHSVQAPKTNAERAAHLIAVSEYTKYDLVTTWNIPKEKISVIYSGIDTQFRPIATDDSLLREWKKQNNVAFPYLLYLGTLEPRKNITGAIRAFNILKASPQFRDLRLVLAGAPGWLYASIVREAAHSPYRQHIIFWGPVKTEERVLLYNGSEAFVYPSFFEGFGLPPLEAQACGIPAVVADRTALPEILGGGALYVNPWRTGELADALAEVITNEGLRRTLRDKGLENAKRFSWERAADQTVTVLRNYADRTKI from the coding sequence ATGCATCTCACGATTGACACGCGCGTCCTGGGTTACGGTGGACACTCCGGCGTTGAGGAATACGCCGAACACATCATCGGCGGCATTATTGCGCGCGCGCCGCATGATCGCCTGACCTTTTTTCATAATGGCGTCCGCATTGCAAAACTCCCGAGCGCGTGGACAAGCAACCCCAACGCAAGCGTCACCAATTGGCACATACCCAATAAACTATTGGATGTAAGTTTCGGAGCATTCCGTTTTCCTCGCGTTACAAATACCGACGTCGTCTTTAGTCCGCACTTCAATATCATAGAAACAGGTATCTCCCCGCACGTCATCACATTTCACGACCTTTCATTCGTCCATCATCCGGATTTTTTTCCGTTCAGGAAACGGCTCTGGCATTCGGTACAGGCGCCAAAGACGAACGCCGAGCGTGCCGCACACCTCATCGCCGTTTCCGAATACACCAAATATGACCTCGTGACCACATGGAACATTCCAAAGGAAAAGATTTCGGTAATCTACTCCGGCATTGATACGCAATTCCGCCCGATTGCCACTGACGATTCCCTCTTGCGCGAATGGAAAAAGCAAAACAACGTCGCCTTCCCCTACCTCCTCTACCTCGGCACGCTTGAACCGCGCAAAAATATCACCGGAGCGATCCGAGCGTTTAATATATTAAAGGCGTCGCCGCAATTCCGCGATCTGCGCCTCGTACTCGCCGGCGCGCCTGGCTGGCTATACGCGAGTATCGTACGCGAAGCAGCGCACTCACCATACCGACAACACATCATTTTCTGGGGCCCGGTAAAAACCGAGGAACGTGTTTTGCTCTATAATGGAAGTGAGGCATTCGTGTACCCTTCTTTTTTTGAAGGATTCGGATTGCCGCCGTTAGAGGCCCAGGCGTGCGGCATTCCGGCGGTAGTTGCCGACCGCACGGCGCTTCCGGAAATACTTGGGGGTGGCGCGCTATATGTAAATCCGTGGCGCACCGGCGAACTCGCCGACGCCCTCGCTGAAGTCATTACCAATGAAGGACTTCGCCGGACGCTACGCGACAAAGGGCTGGAAAACGCAAAACGTTTTTCTTGGGAACGCGCCGCTGATCAAACCGTGACCGTACTTCGCAATTATGCCGATAGAACCAAAATATAA
- a CDS encoding 50S ribosomal protein L19: MKQIKSGATVRVWERVKEGDKERESSFEGLVLARKHGNQAGGTFTVRGTVAGVGVEKVYPVHSPRIAKVDVLSSPRKVSRSKLYYIRNLSKKETRQKVGLSGE, from the coding sequence ATGAAACAAATCAAGTCCGGCGCCACGGTGCGCGTTTGGGAACGCGTGAAAGAAGGCGATAAAGAGCGCGAAAGCTCTTTTGAGGGGCTGGTGTTGGCGCGGAAGCACGGGAATCAAGCCGGTGGGACGTTTACCGTCCGTGGCACGGTCGCGGGCGTTGGCGTTGAAAAGGTGTACCCGGTTCATTCGCCGCGCATTGCGAAAGTGGATGTGCTTTCGTCTCCCAGAAAAGTGAGCCGCTCAAAGCTGTACTACATCCGTAATTTGTCTAAGAAAGAAACGCGGCAGAAAGTGGGACTTTCGGGGGAGTAG